Proteins from a single region of Dyadobacter fanqingshengii:
- a CDS encoding RidA family protein: MSERRSILKKLFASVAGVAGIGVASKAIAEAPAATAPEKEVGDVVMYQDAPLFSGHTKFNNMVFVAGKGAHFEGDITAHTKHVLDELEKELIKAGSSMEKVLKCSVFLHDLNDYKAMNEAYKGRFGSKPPCRTTVAVYGGVPGDSLVEIDCIAYI; encoded by the coding sequence ATGTCCGAAAGAAGATCCATTCTTAAAAAATTATTCGCCTCTGTTGCCGGAGTAGCTGGAATTGGAGTCGCTTCCAAAGCAATCGCAGAAGCGCCCGCTGCCACGGCGCCCGAAAAGGAAGTCGGTGACGTTGTTATGTATCAGGATGCACCCTTATTTTCAGGTCATACCAAGTTCAATAATATGGTTTTCGTCGCCGGAAAAGGCGCACACTTTGAAGGCGACATCACTGCTCACACCAAACACGTGCTGGACGAGCTGGAAAAAGAACTGATCAAAGCCGGTTCTTCGATGGAGAAAGTATTGAAGTGCAGCGTTTTCCTGCACGACCTGAACGATTACAAAGCCATGAACGAAGCCTACAAAGGCCGTTTCGGCTCAAAACCACCCTGCCGCACAACCGTCGCAGTTTATGGTGGAGTGCCTGGGGATTCGTTGGTTGAGATTGATTGTATTGCTTATATATAA
- a CDS encoding type II toxin-antitoxin system HicB family antitoxin: MKFTVLISQGEEFLIGRIKEIPSVMTQGETVKDVMENINDALSLYAQDSTESIVPDDQFIDDEIYGAIISTKELDFA, encoded by the coding sequence ATGAAATTTACAGTACTCATATCACAAGGCGAAGAATTCCTGATCGGTCGCATTAAGGAAATTCCATCTGTCATGACGCAAGGCGAAACCGTTAAGGATGTTATGGAGAACATCAACGACGCACTCAGCCTCTACGCCCAAGATTCTACCGAGAGTATAGTTCCTGATGATCAATTCATTGATGATGAGATCTATGGTGCAATTATCTCTACGAAAGAATTAGATTTTGCCTGA
- a CDS encoding RNA polymerase sigma factor — MNKQQRIAEENVLLLNLWQQSQAGDSLAFCQLADKQYRTLFNYATNFTSDREFIKDSIQELLIHIWEKRQTIHIQFVSIYFLKALRNQLLQEFRRNNPANSLLDIDEVGQISDYQTVETEIEQSEIYSENQIKVRSAINELPRRQKEVVFLKYFEGMDNEQIADLMQVNRQSVANLLFKAITSLKTHIRAVASLILIFVVNA, encoded by the coding sequence TTGAACAAACAACAACGCATCGCTGAGGAGAATGTGCTTCTTCTGAATCTCTGGCAACAATCTCAGGCCGGTGACAGTCTTGCATTTTGTCAACTTGCAGATAAACAGTATCGTACGCTCTTTAATTACGCCACCAATTTCACCTCGGACAGAGAATTTATTAAAGATTCAATCCAGGAATTGCTGATCCATATCTGGGAAAAGCGCCAGACCATTCACATTCAATTTGTTTCCATTTATTTCCTGAAAGCGCTTCGCAATCAGCTGCTCCAAGAGTTCCGTCGCAATAATCCGGCCAATTCGTTGCTGGATATTGATGAGGTTGGGCAGATTTCGGACTACCAAACTGTGGAAACCGAAATCGAGCAAAGTGAGATTTATTCTGAAAATCAGATCAAGGTCCGCTCCGCCATCAATGAGCTTCCACGCCGCCAAAAAGAAGTCGTTTTCCTCAAATACTTCGAAGGAATGGATAACGAGCAGATCGCCGACCTCATGCAAGTCAACCGCCAATCCGTCGCGAATCTTCTCTTTAAAGCAATAACCTCCCTAAAAACCCACATCCGCGCAGTAGCCAGCCTCATTTTGATATTCGTGGTTAATGCATAG
- a CDS encoding FecR family protein codes for MHNYRNFLPEELAADPSFRRWTLYNDPEEDTIWAEWLELNPDKRELVVKARNFLINAEAAFNQITEDEIANEIYRLSHSIGENKAKKSSIWRLFRPNWYNMAASILLLMFAGWWFNKQTPSQQQSDQYKVILSQIKEPLVKEENVTDKARLIILADGSSVLLQPKSRITYPTNFEGNKREVFLSGEAFFEVAKNPDKPFYVYAHSLATKVLGTSFKVSAFEGDKEVKVVVKTGRVSVFPMTQEAIATQQADDKLGGMVLTPNQQIVFAPKELRLTRSLVPDPKLLELPIQSQSFEFKGTPITDVFATLEKSYGVKIIHDADVMKNCFLTASLSDEPLFEKINLICKTIGAQYEQLDASIIITSKGCY; via the coding sequence ATGCACAATTACCGCAATTTTCTTCCGGAGGAACTAGCAGCCGATCCATCATTCCGACGCTGGACGTTGTATAATGATCCTGAGGAGGATACTATCTGGGCTGAATGGCTGGAACTGAATCCTGATAAGCGCGAGCTGGTTGTGAAAGCAAGAAACTTCCTGATCAATGCAGAAGCCGCTTTCAATCAGATCACGGAGGATGAAATAGCCAATGAAATTTACCGGCTATCTCATTCGATTGGTGAAAATAAAGCGAAGAAATCGAGCATATGGCGCCTTTTCAGGCCAAACTGGTACAACATGGCAGCTTCCATTTTGCTGCTGATGTTCGCAGGTTGGTGGTTTAACAAGCAAACACCCTCTCAACAGCAATCGGATCAGTACAAAGTGATCCTGAGTCAGATCAAAGAGCCATTGGTAAAAGAAGAGAATGTAACCGACAAAGCGCGTCTGATCATTCTGGCCGATGGGAGCTCGGTGCTGTTACAGCCAAAAAGCCGCATTACCTACCCTACCAATTTTGAAGGTAATAAAAGAGAGGTTTTCCTGAGCGGTGAGGCATTTTTTGAAGTGGCCAAAAACCCGGACAAACCCTTCTATGTATACGCACACTCCCTGGCAACGAAAGTGCTGGGAACGAGTTTCAAAGTAAGTGCATTTGAAGGCGACAAAGAAGTGAAAGTGGTTGTGAAAACAGGAAGAGTTTCGGTTTTCCCCATGACACAGGAAGCAATCGCGACGCAGCAGGCGGACGACAAACTGGGCGGAATGGTGTTGACGCCCAATCAGCAGATCGTTTTCGCACCCAAGGAGTTACGTCTGACGCGCAGCCTCGTTCCGGACCCGAAACTGCTGGAATTGCCCATACAAAGTCAGTCGTTTGAGTTCAAAGGCACGCCGATTACCGATGTTTTTGCCACGCTGGAAAAATCTTACGGCGTGAAGATCATCCACGATGCAGATGTGATGAAAAACTGTTTCCTGACCGCCTCCTTATCTGACGAGCCGCTGTTTGAGAAAATAAACCTGATCTGTAAAACGATCGGAGCGCAATATGAGCAGCTGGATGCGAGCATTATCATTACCAGCAAAGGCTGCTACTAA
- a CDS encoding aminotransferase class V-fold PLP-dependent enzyme yields MINRRDLIKHLSAVPLLGGFLGNGSAEAATFAAKLPARNLAKELGIRTFINAAGTYTAMTGSLMQEEVVETIQGAAQNFMMLDEVQTKVGEKIAALTHAESAVVTAGCFSALTLGLAGVLTGMDQKRVEALPHLEGTGMKSEVIIQKGHNIGYSHALTNTGCKIIQVETVEELEKAINEKTALLWFLHIQSDKGQIMHEKWVEIAKKHGIATMIDMAADVPPVENLWRFNDMGFDLVCVSGGKAMRGPQSAGILMGKKHLIDAARLSMPPRGSTIGRGMKVNKEEILGMYVALEKFVKMDHKKEWKMWEDRAATIGNAAKSIAGVNVETFAPELGNHTPTLRISWDSAKVSLPVKLLQENLRKGDPSIEIMPGENNTLTITTWCLKPGEEKIVATRLKEELSKAVV; encoded by the coding sequence ATGATAAACCGTAGAGATTTAATCAAACATTTATCCGCTGTGCCCTTGTTAGGCGGATTTTTGGGAAACGGCAGTGCGGAAGCTGCCACTTTCGCCGCTAAGCTCCCAGCCAGAAACCTCGCCAAGGAACTGGGAATCAGAACATTTATTAATGCCGCGGGTACCTACACGGCTATGACGGGATCGCTGATGCAGGAGGAAGTTGTAGAAACGATCCAGGGCGCAGCCCAAAATTTCATGATGCTGGATGAGGTGCAGACAAAGGTTGGGGAAAAAATAGCAGCATTAACCCACGCAGAATCCGCGGTGGTAACGGCCGGCTGCTTCTCCGCATTGACGCTGGGACTTGCCGGCGTGCTAACCGGAATGGATCAGAAAAGAGTGGAAGCATTGCCGCACCTGGAAGGGACCGGCATGAAATCCGAAGTGATCATTCAGAAAGGCCACAACATTGGCTATTCGCACGCATTGACGAACACGGGTTGCAAAATCATTCAGGTAGAGACGGTTGAAGAATTGGAAAAGGCCATTAATGAGAAAACAGCATTGCTTTGGTTCCTGCATATCCAATCGGATAAGGGCCAGATCATGCATGAGAAATGGGTGGAAATTGCAAAAAAACATGGCATAGCAACCATGATCGATATGGCGGCGGACGTCCCTCCGGTTGAAAATCTCTGGAGATTCAATGATATGGGCTTTGACCTGGTGTGCGTTTCGGGCGGAAAAGCCATGCGCGGGCCACAAAGCGCGGGCATTCTGATGGGTAAAAAACATCTGATCGACGCAGCGAGACTGAGCATGCCGCCACGGGGTTCAACGATCGGACGCGGTATGAAAGTGAATAAAGAGGAGATCCTGGGCATGTATGTGGCGCTTGAAAAATTCGTCAAGATGGACCACAAAAAAGAGTGGAAAATGTGGGAAGACCGGGCTGCAACCATTGGTAATGCTGCAAAAAGCATTGCTGGAGTAAATGTGGAGACCTTTGCGCCTGAGCTGGGCAACCACACGCCTACCCTCCGAATTTCCTGGGATTCGGCCAAAGTGAGTTTGCCTGTCAAATTGTTGCAGGAAAATCTCCGCAAAGGCGATCCGTCCATTGAGATCATGCCCGGCGAAAACAATACACTGACCATCACAACCTGGTGCCTGAAACCCGGTGAAGAAAAAATAGTAGCAACCCGCCTGAAAGAAGAATTGTCAAAAGCGGTTGTTTAA
- a CDS encoding c-type cytochrome, producing the protein MSVPLRGWRENDEKYKPRFSYILMFKNKVLAASFILFTGIVLAGFSSTNSDPRLNQDPWKAPAWADTLKSPYHEEPLTLAQGEELFTLYCATCHGDAGYGDGAAGGALGQRPANFHDTLVKAQSDGSIFWKIATGRGNMPPFKDVFTDEQKWQLVAYIRHLGKTE; encoded by the coding sequence TTGAGTGTTCCTTTAAGGGGTTGGAGGGAGAATGACGAAAAATATAAACCACGTTTCTCTTATATTTTAATGTTCAAAAATAAGGTTTTAGCCGCAAGTTTTATACTTTTCACCGGAATTGTACTGGCAGGATTTTCCTCCACAAACTCCGATCCGCGTCTCAACCAGGATCCCTGGAAAGCGCCTGCGTGGGCCGACACGCTCAAAAGTCCGTATCACGAAGAGCCGCTGACATTGGCCCAGGGTGAAGAACTTTTCACGCTTTATTGCGCAACATGCCATGGTGACGCCGGTTACGGCGATGGCGCAGCCGGTGGAGCATTAGGACAAAGGCCCGCCAACTTTCACGACACATTGGTCAAAGCCCAAAGCGACGGCTCTATTTTCTGGAAAATCGCGACAGGTCGTGGTAACATGCCGCCGTTTAAAGATGTGTTTACCGACGAACAGAAGTGGCAGCTTGTTGCCTACATTCGTCACCTGGGCAAAACTGAGTAA
- a CDS encoding c-type cytochrome: MRYHSFKLSASLLLLFALGFTQRGDQQEVPVNTKNGGLFLPDGFEATVVVDSLPGRARHIAVNDNGDIYVKARFADKGESVTALRDTNGDGRADMIKRFGGRGGEGVYGTAMRIYKGYLYFSSELIVYRYKLKPGELVPTSEEEVILTDDHAHGMHEHIAKPVTFDDKGFMYVPFGANSNACQDDNRIPSSSGLDPCPILEDHGGIWRFDANKKGQLQKDGVKFATGLRSVVALDWNFADNNLYALQHGRDDLLRLFSQLFSPWQSAMLPSEEFFRIKEGTHAGWPYCYWDQMQGKKVLNPEYGGDGNEVGRCGEYEKPLIGFPGHWAPNDILFYQGNHFPDRYKNGSFIAFHGSTNRAPYPQSSYFIGFVPFKAGQPSGDYEVFADGFAGVDPIVNVSDAVYRPMGLAMGPDGALYIAETEKGKIWKVTYKGNKQKFTKSALVKMEKRKAMSNIRTPDKINDNLDKDKPVAGGKVYSVYCSACHQRNGMGDSQRFPPLGGAEWVTGDKERLIKVLLKGLEGPLEVKGQSYNNVMPQHSFLKDEEIAEVLTHIRSNFGNNASAVTIDEVAKTRSSLDSLK, translated from the coding sequence ATGCGCTATCATTCTTTCAAACTTTCAGCTTCCTTACTGCTGCTCTTTGCATTGGGCTTTACCCAGCGCGGCGATCAGCAGGAAGTGCCTGTTAACACGAAAAACGGCGGATTATTCTTGCCTGACGGCTTCGAAGCGACCGTTGTTGTGGACAGCTTACCCGGCAGGGCGCGCCACATTGCGGTCAATGATAATGGTGATATATATGTGAAAGCCCGCTTTGCAGACAAAGGTGAATCGGTGACTGCCTTGCGCGACACAAATGGCGACGGACGCGCGGACATGATCAAGCGTTTTGGCGGACGCGGTGGCGAAGGGGTTTATGGAACTGCCATGCGGATCTATAAAGGTTACCTCTATTTCAGTTCCGAACTGATCGTTTACCGATATAAATTGAAGCCCGGCGAACTTGTCCCGACCAGCGAAGAAGAAGTGATTCTCACTGACGATCACGCCCATGGCATGCACGAGCACATTGCGAAACCTGTCACCTTTGACGACAAAGGGTTCATGTATGTGCCTTTTGGCGCCAATTCCAATGCTTGCCAGGATGATAACCGCATTCCCTCATCCAGCGGGCTAGACCCCTGCCCCATCCTGGAAGATCACGGGGGAATCTGGCGTTTTGATGCCAATAAAAAAGGTCAGTTACAAAAAGACGGCGTGAAATTTGCAACCGGCTTGCGCAGTGTAGTGGCCCTAGACTGGAATTTCGCGGATAACAATTTATATGCATTGCAACACGGCCGCGACGATCTGCTGCGCTTGTTCTCACAGCTTTTTTCTCCCTGGCAAAGCGCAATGCTTCCTTCCGAAGAGTTTTTCCGGATCAAAGAAGGCACGCACGCCGGGTGGCCTTATTGTTATTGGGACCAAATGCAGGGGAAAAAAGTCCTTAACCCGGAATATGGCGGTGATGGAAATGAAGTAGGCCGATGCGGTGAATATGAGAAACCGTTGATTGGCTTTCCCGGACACTGGGCACCTAATGATATTCTGTTTTATCAGGGTAACCATTTCCCGGATCGTTACAAAAACGGCTCATTCATTGCCTTTCACGGTTCTACAAACCGCGCTCCCTATCCGCAATCCAGTTATTTCATTGGCTTCGTTCCATTTAAAGCCGGCCAGCCTTCGGGTGATTATGAGGTTTTTGCCGATGGTTTTGCAGGTGTGGATCCTATTGTGAATGTGAGTGATGCCGTGTATCGCCCTATGGGACTTGCGATGGGCCCTGATGGCGCACTTTACATCGCCGAAACCGAAAAAGGAAAGATCTGGAAAGTCACTTACAAGGGTAACAAGCAGAAATTTACCAAATCTGCCCTTGTAAAAATGGAAAAGAGAAAAGCTATGTCCAATATCCGCACGCCGGACAAGATAAATGACAATCTGGATAAAGACAAACCTGTTGCCGGTGGAAAAGTGTACAGCGTGTACTGCTCGGCTTGCCATCAGCGAAACGGAATGGGTGATTCGCAGCGATTTCCGCCGCTTGGCGGAGCCGAATGGGTAACCGGCGATAAAGAACGCCTTATAAAAGTATTGCTGAAAGGGCTGGAAGGGCCGCTGGAAGTGAAAGGGCAGTCTTATAACAATGTAATGCCCCAGCACAGTTTTTTAAAGGATGAGGAGATCGCCGAAGTGCTCACGCACATCAGGAGCAATTTTGGAAACAATGCAAGTGCCGTCACGATCGACGAGGTTGCCAAAACAAGATCTTCTCTCGACAGCTTGAAATAA
- a CDS encoding PQQ-dependent sugar dehydrogenase: MLTISRFIKPKLTALLVAAVAFNAWAQPRETVTNTPKSLREDITIEHYMKIEPEAVRIIQHPVTGDIYYTTFFGDVFKIVITNNQPESKKILSAEDHGITRLQGAAFKGNTLFLAGNINVNNNKGNKGRMVRYELTNGDDKPEMTVVFNTVEYGANKTTFDHGWNALEISPDGKYIFVNTGARTDHGEVQDNGGEYPNARDNALTANIFRFPIDSKDLLLSTDTQKLKADGYLYAEGIRNAYDMAFDPKGNLFAVSNSGDYDHSEDMFWVRQGHHYGFPWVMGGIDNPQQFPDYQPNPDTDPFLSKFAFAWLMKYFHNDPDFPKRPAGVKFSPGVQNMGPDANEYRDRKTGLVVDGDSTGIGVSTFNAHSSPLGLFFDTKNALGKDLTGDGFVIRYTGGPRNGVANPSPLRKQGRDLLHLEMAYDKATDNYKVKTTRIIDGFTSPTDALLVGNSLYIIEYGGKQGGNKSGGSIWKVTLPANEKMAKRNKKKRS, translated from the coding sequence ATGTTGACTATTAGCCGCTTTATCAAACCAAAATTAACTGCGCTGCTTGTTGCAGCGGTTGCCTTCAATGCATGGGCACAGCCCAGAGAGACGGTTACGAACACACCCAAATCGCTCCGGGAAGACATTACCATTGAGCATTACATGAAGATCGAGCCGGAAGCGGTCCGTATCATTCAGCATCCGGTGACCGGCGACATTTATTACACAACCTTTTTTGGAGATGTTTTTAAAATCGTAATTACAAATAATCAGCCTGAAAGCAAGAAGATACTCAGCGCTGAGGATCACGGCATTACGCGTTTGCAAGGCGCTGCTTTTAAAGGAAACACATTGTTTCTGGCTGGAAATATTAATGTAAACAACAACAAAGGAAATAAGGGCCGGATGGTTCGCTATGAGCTAACAAATGGTGACGACAAGCCCGAAATGACGGTTGTGTTCAACACCGTGGAATATGGCGCAAACAAAACAACATTCGACCACGGCTGGAACGCATTGGAGATCAGCCCGGACGGCAAATACATTTTCGTAAACACCGGTGCCAGAACGGATCACGGCGAGGTGCAGGATAACGGCGGAGAATATCCAAATGCCCGCGATAATGCATTAACTGCCAACATATTCCGCTTTCCAATTGACTCGAAAGATTTGTTGCTTTCTACCGACACCCAAAAACTAAAAGCGGATGGATATCTCTATGCAGAAGGCATTCGCAACGCATATGACATGGCATTTGACCCAAAAGGAAATCTTTTTGCCGTTTCCAATTCAGGCGATTACGACCATTCGGAAGATATGTTCTGGGTGCGACAGGGGCATCATTATGGCTTTCCGTGGGTAATGGGCGGCATTGACAATCCGCAGCAATTTCCGGATTACCAGCCCAATCCTGACACCGATCCATTCCTCAGCAAATTTGCTTTTGCGTGGCTCATGAAGTATTTTCACAATGATCCCGACTTCCCGAAAAGGCCAGCAGGCGTTAAATTCAGCCCCGGCGTACAAAATATGGGTCCGGACGCGAACGAGTACCGCGACCGGAAAACAGGCCTGGTCGTGGACGGAGATTCTACGGGCATTGGCGTAAGCACATTTAACGCACATTCTTCTCCATTGGGCTTGTTTTTTGATACCAAGAATGCGCTGGGCAAAGATCTTACCGGAGATGGTTTCGTAATTCGTTACACCGGCGGACCAAGAAATGGCGTCGCCAATCCGAGTCCTTTGAGAAAGCAGGGAAGAGACCTGTTACACCTAGAAATGGCCTATGACAAAGCCACAGACAATTATAAAGTGAAAACAACCCGCATTATTGATGGCTTTACTTCTCCCACGGATGCATTACTGGTTGGAAACAGTTTATACATTATCGAGTATGGCGGCAAGCAGGGCGGTAACAAATCCGGTGGAAGCATTTGGAAAGTGACATTGCCGGCCAATGAGAAAATGGCAAAGAGAAACAAGAAAAAAAGATCTTAA
- a CDS encoding amidohydrolase/deacetylase family metallohydrolase: protein MKHRSLLILLLICSVSLAINAQTYSILIKGGTVIDPKNNLNQIMDVGIFEGKIKKVAKDIDPKEARQVVDAKGMYVTPGLIDIHGHVFFGTEPNHYLSNGLVALPPDGFTFRVGVTTIVDAGGAGWESFSEFKKNVIFNSKTRVLSFLNIVGEGMRGGNWEQDTSDMNPELAAGVALKNSNDVVGFKVAHFMGNDWKPVDNAVKAGKLANMPVMVDFGGSTPPLPLEDLFLKHLRPGDIFTHAYTLLEGNVRETIVDEKAQKVRPFVLEARKRGIIFDVGYGGASFNYSQAIPAIKQGFYPNTISTDLHTGSMNGSMKDMLSIMSKFYVMGMDLPSVIKASTWAPAQVIQRENLGHISENAIADVAIFSMRKGNFGFYDKTGFKMDGKEKLECEMTIMGGKIVYDLNGIAKPIYLK from the coding sequence ATGAAACACAGATCCCTGCTTATCCTTTTGTTGATATGCAGTGTGAGTCTCGCCATTAACGCGCAAACTTACAGCATATTGATCAAAGGCGGAACAGTCATTGACCCCAAAAATAACCTCAACCAGATCATGGACGTGGGGATATTTGAAGGAAAGATCAAGAAGGTTGCCAAGGACATTGATCCAAAGGAAGCCAGACAGGTTGTGGATGCCAAAGGCATGTATGTCACGCCCGGACTCATTGATATTCACGGACATGTGTTTTTCGGAACAGAGCCAAACCATTATTTAAGTAATGGTTTGGTTGCGTTACCGCCCGATGGTTTCACCTTTCGCGTGGGCGTAACCACCATCGTGGATGCGGGCGGCGCGGGCTGGGAATCTTTCTCTGAATTCAAAAAGAATGTGATTTTCAATTCCAAAACGCGGGTGCTCTCCTTCCTTAACATTGTCGGCGAAGGCATGCGCGGTGGAAACTGGGAACAGGACACGAGCGACATGAACCCGGAACTCGCTGCCGGGGTCGCTTTGAAGAACAGCAATGATGTGGTCGGTTTTAAAGTAGCGCATTTCATGGGCAACGACTGGAAACCGGTGGACAATGCTGTGAAGGCCGGAAAGTTGGCTAATATGCCTGTCATGGTTGATTTTGGCGGAAGCACGCCACCACTGCCGCTGGAAGACCTGTTTCTTAAACACCTTCGCCCGGGAGACATTTTTACACACGCATACACCCTGCTGGAAGGCAATGTAAGAGAAACCATTGTGGACGAAAAAGCGCAGAAAGTGCGGCCATTCGTTCTGGAAGCTCGTAAGCGCGGCATCATTTTCGACGTGGGTTACGGCGGTGCGAGCTTCAATTATTCGCAGGCCATTCCAGCAATTAAGCAAGGTTTTTATCCCAATACGATCAGCACAGACTTGCATACGGGCAGCATGAACGGCTCTATGAAAGACATGCTGAGCATTATGTCCAAATTTTATGTCATGGGTATGGATTTGCCGTCGGTTATCAAAGCCAGCACCTGGGCTCCGGCGCAAGTGATCCAGAGAGAAAACCTGGGCCACATTTCCGAAAACGCTATCGCGGACGTCGCGATTTTTTCCATGCGCAAAGGAAATTTTGGCTTTTACGACAAGACCGGTTTTAAAATGGATGGCAAGGAAAAGCTGGAATGTGAAATGACGATCATGGGCGGTAAAATCGTCTACGATCTCAATGGAATTGCCAAACCTATTTATTTAAAATAA
- a CDS encoding lactonase family protein, protein MTFAQNSGKELLYVGTYTQKGEGIYVYEFDRKDLSYKELQVLVNKNSPSFLEFHPNKKFMYAANEGNSTVSSYAIDATGKLTALNSKSSLGKGPCHVSVDPKGRFLYVSNYGSGQLGVYLLNGDGTIGAAADSIQDKGAASQKPHMHSVIPSADGKYIYASDLGIDKIMIYSVDPKTGKLTPGAVPYVEVKAGDGPRHFAIHPNGNFAYSAGELGSVVNSFKIVKNSGALVPMERVTMLPSDFTGKNSAADIHFSPDGKFLYASNRGHESLAIYAVDAQTGKLTIAGHAETHGKHPRNFLIDQKGDFAIVTNRDNDNVVFFKRNPQTGQLTYTSKEISVPTPVCVKQFFLN, encoded by the coding sequence ATGACATTCGCACAAAATTCCGGAAAAGAACTCCTTTACGTAGGCACTTACACCCAGAAGGGCGAAGGCATTTATGTTTACGAGTTCGACAGAAAAGATCTGTCTTACAAAGAATTGCAGGTTTTGGTCAATAAAAACAGCCCCTCATTCCTGGAATTCCATCCCAACAAAAAATTCATGTACGCTGCCAACGAAGGCAACAGCACGGTGTCTTCCTATGCCATCGACGCCACCGGGAAACTCACGGCATTGAATTCGAAATCATCGCTCGGAAAAGGCCCTTGCCACGTAAGCGTGGACCCCAAAGGCCGTTTTCTGTATGTTTCCAATTACGGAAGCGGGCAACTCGGCGTTTACCTGCTTAATGGTGACGGAACAATCGGTGCGGCGGCAGACAGCATTCAGGACAAGGGTGCAGCGTCGCAAAAACCGCATATGCATTCGGTAATCCCCTCAGCAGACGGCAAGTACATCTACGCTTCCGATCTGGGGATTGATAAAATCATGATTTACTCAGTTGACCCAAAAACTGGTAAGCTCACGCCGGGCGCTGTTCCTTACGTAGAAGTAAAAGCAGGTGACGGCCCTCGCCACTTCGCTATTCACCCGAACGGAAACTTCGCCTATTCGGCTGGTGAGCTTGGTTCTGTTGTCAATTCTTTCAAAATCGTCAAAAACTCAGGTGCGCTGGTTCCTATGGAGCGGGTGACCATGCTTCCTTCTGATTTTACGGGTAAAAATTCCGCGGCAGACATTCACTTTTCACCCGATGGAAAATTCCTGTATGCTTCCAACCGCGGACACGAAAGTCTGGCCATTTACGCTGTTGACGCCCAAACAGGCAAGCTAACCATTGCCGGACACGCAGAAACGCATGGAAAACATCCCCGCAATTTCCTGATCGACCAAAAAGGAGATTTCGCGATTGTGACCAACCGCGACAATGATAATGTAGTGTTCTTCAAAAGGAACCCACAAACCGGCCAGCTTACTTATACCAGTAAGGAGATCAGCGTTCCCACGCCTGTATGTGTGAAGCAGTTTTTCCTCAATTAA
- a CDS encoding type II toxin-antitoxin system HicA family toxin, translating into MSIKRNELIRHLEIHSCYLKRNGAKHDLYSNVLNSKQTTIPRHPKIDKHLCEAICKQLGIEKI; encoded by the coding sequence ATGTCAATAAAAAGAAATGAGCTAATCAGGCATCTCGAAATTCATAGTTGTTATTTAAAGCGAAATGGAGCAAAGCATGATCTTTACTCCAATGTCCTAAATAGCAAACAAACCACGATTCCGAGACATCCGAAGATTGATAAGCACCTTTGCGAAGCGATATGCAAGCAACTCGGGATTGAGAAAATTTAA